Proteins encoded within one genomic window of Mesorhizobium sp. AR10:
- a CDS encoding PIG-L deacetylase family protein produces MKVLALGAHPDDIEIFMFGTMAAYAAQGAELTFAIATDGAKGGKGDPALLARARREEATAAAGLLGVMPHFLDFPDGGLVVDAALVEAVKALIGEVKPDLVITHAPNDYHGDHRALSDGVRIAASFTVPVLHADTLGGTGFSPTHYVDISGHADIKVKAIRAHQSQDPERFVDAARTQNTFRAGQCNGAAGALAEAFRFEPMFPFADIRALLPPAPPIRPVTVSTKTVT; encoded by the coding sequence GTGAAGGTACTGGCGCTCGGTGCGCATCCCGACGACATCGAGATTTTCATGTTCGGTACGATGGCCGCCTATGCCGCGCAAGGCGCAGAACTGACTTTTGCCATAGCCACCGATGGTGCCAAAGGCGGCAAGGGCGATCCCGCATTGCTCGCCCGTGCGCGCCGCGAGGAGGCGACGGCAGCGGCCGGCCTGCTTGGCGTGATGCCGCACTTCCTCGACTTCCCGGACGGCGGGCTGGTCGTGGACGCCGCCCTCGTAGAGGCCGTGAAGGCGCTGATCGGCGAGGTGAAGCCCGATCTCGTCATCACCCATGCGCCGAACGACTATCACGGCGACCACCGCGCGCTGTCGGACGGCGTGCGCATCGCCGCGTCTTTCACCGTACCGGTGCTGCATGCCGACACGCTTGGCGGCACCGGTTTTTCACCAACGCACTATGTCGACATTTCCGGCCATGCCGACATCAAGGTGAAGGCGATACGGGCGCATCAATCGCAGGATCCCGAGCGCTTCGTCGACGCGGCGCGCACGCAGAACACCTTTCGCGCCGGCCAGTGCAATGGCGCGGCGGGCGCGCTCGCCGAAGCCTTCCGCTTCGAGCCGATGTTCCCTTTCGCCGACATTCGCGCCCTGCTGCCGCCTGCGCCGCCCATCCGGCCGGTGACGGTCAGTACGAAAACGGTCACATGA
- a CDS encoding ABC transporter substrate-binding protein → MKSTLKLALGLTSALLASTAVSNVAQAEDLTLCWAAWDPANALVELSKDFTKESGIGMKFEFVPWTDYANRFLNELNSKGRLCDLIIGDSQWIGGSAENGHYVKLNDFFDKEKISMDDFVPATVVGYSEWPKNSPNYWALPAMGDVVGWTYRKDWFSKPELQKEFKEKYGWDLAAPTTFDQLKQIAEFFQKREIDGKTVYGASIYTERGSEGITMGAMDVLYSFGFKYENPDKPYEMEGFVNSEKSVKGLEFYKALYDCCTPPGASNSYMGEGVDAFKSGQVAMHMNFAFTWPGLQKDENVGGDKIGYFANPKGPDGDQFAQLGGQGISVVSYSDKQEAALKYIKWFANKDVQAKWWSLGGFSCLNAVVKDPGFPASQPYAQTFLDSMAIVKDFWAEPSYAPLLQASQKRFHDYVVAGQGSAKDALDGLVKDWTEVFQDDGKM, encoded by the coding sequence ATGAAATCGACATTGAAACTGGCGTTGGGACTGACCTCGGCCTTGCTTGCGTCGACAGCCGTCTCAAACGTCGCGCAGGCTGAAGATCTGACGCTTTGCTGGGCCGCCTGGGATCCGGCCAACGCGCTTGTGGAACTGTCCAAGGACTTTACCAAGGAGAGCGGCATCGGCATGAAATTCGAGTTCGTGCCGTGGACCGACTATGCCAATCGCTTCCTCAACGAACTGAATTCCAAGGGCAGGCTGTGCGACCTGATCATCGGCGACAGCCAGTGGATCGGCGGCTCGGCCGAGAACGGCCACTACGTCAAGCTGAACGACTTCTTCGACAAGGAGAAGATCAGCATGGACGACTTCGTGCCGGCGACGGTCGTCGGCTATTCGGAATGGCCAAAGAATTCGCCGAACTATTGGGCGCTGCCGGCCATGGGCGACGTTGTCGGCTGGACCTACCGCAAGGACTGGTTCTCCAAGCCGGAACTGCAGAAGGAATTCAAGGAGAAGTATGGCTGGGATCTCGCCGCTCCGACGACCTTCGACCAGTTGAAGCAGATCGCCGAGTTCTTCCAAAAGCGTGAGATCGACGGCAAGACGGTCTACGGCGCCTCGATCTATACCGAGCGCGGTTCAGAAGGCATCACCATGGGCGCGATGGATGTGCTCTACAGCTTCGGCTTCAAATATGAGAACCCGGACAAGCCCTACGAGATGGAAGGCTTCGTCAACTCCGAGAAATCGGTGAAGGGGCTGGAGTTCTACAAGGCGCTTTATGACTGCTGCACCCCTCCCGGCGCTTCGAACAGCTACATGGGCGAAGGCGTCGATGCCTTCAAATCCGGGCAGGTGGCGATGCACATGAACTTCGCGTTCACGTGGCCGGGCCTGCAGAAGGACGAGAATGTCGGCGGCGACAAGATCGGTTACTTCGCCAATCCCAAGGGTCCCGACGGCGACCAGTTCGCGCAGCTCGGCGGCCAGGGTATCTCGGTGGTCTCCTATTCCGACAAGCAGGAAGCGGCGCTCAAATACATCAAATGGTTCGCCAACAAGGACGTGCAGGCCAAGTGGTGGTCGCTCGGTGGCTTTTCCTGCCTCAACGCGGTTGTCAAGGACCCGGGCTTCCCGGCCAGCCAGCCTTATGCGCAGACCTTCCTCGACTCGATGGCCATCGTGAAGGACTTCTGGGCCGAGCCCAGCTATGCGCCGCTGCTGCAGGCGTCGCAGAAGCGCTTCCACGACTATGTCGTCGCCGGCCAGGGTTCGGCCAAGGATGCGCTTGACGGCCTGGTCAAGGACTGGACCGAGGTGTTCCAGGACGATGGCAAGATGTAA
- a CDS encoding carbohydrate ABC transporter permease, with the protein MLNRTADSVARATPEPLARKVRGISDKGLAWLFISPTILLLLAVNIFPLFWAIYLSFTNYRANRPNEVVKNVGLANYKRILGDQDVWIAMQTTAHFVFWTILLQTLIGFTLAWLIDRKFRGHAFWTTIILVPMMLSPAVVGNFWRFLYEPQIGLFAYAISFVSGIPPTNIQMLSNVSLAPWSIIIVDTWMWTPYVMLICLAGLRSIPEYIYEAAEVDRASNWRQFWSITLPMALPFIMLAVLFRGIENFKMFDMVNLLTGGGPGSTTEVASITLKRQAFESWRTGYSSAFAIILFVAVFGLANIYVKALNKVKQR; encoded by the coding sequence ATGCTCAATCGGACTGCGGACAGCGTTGCCCGGGCCACGCCCGAGCCGTTGGCGCGCAAAGTCCGAGGCATCAGCGACAAGGGCCTCGCCTGGCTGTTCATCTCGCCGACGATCCTTCTGCTTCTGGCCGTCAACATCTTCCCGCTGTTCTGGGCGATCTATCTTTCCTTCACCAACTATCGGGCCAATCGCCCCAATGAGGTGGTGAAGAATGTCGGCCTTGCCAACTACAAGCGCATCCTCGGCGACCAGGACGTCTGGATCGCCATGCAGACGACGGCGCATTTCGTGTTCTGGACCATCCTGCTGCAGACGCTGATCGGCTTCACGCTGGCCTGGCTGATCGACCGCAAATTCCGCGGCCACGCCTTCTGGACGACGATCATCCTGGTGCCGATGATGCTGTCGCCGGCGGTGGTCGGCAATTTCTGGCGCTTCCTCTACGAGCCGCAAATCGGCCTGTTCGCCTACGCCATCTCCTTCGTCTCAGGCATTCCGCCGACGAACATCCAGATGCTGTCCAATGTCTCGCTGGCGCCGTGGTCGATCATCATTGTCGATACCTGGATGTGGACGCCCTACGTGATGCTGATCTGTCTCGCCGGCCTGCGTTCGATCCCCGAATACATCTATGAGGCGGCCGAGGTCGACCGCGCCTCCAACTGGCGGCAATTCTGGTCGATCACGCTGCCGATGGCGCTGCCCTTCATCATGCTGGCGGTGCTGTTTCGCGGCATCGAGAACTTCAAGATGTTCGACATGGTCAATCTGCTCACCGGCGGCGGTCCGGGCTCGACCACCGAAGTCGCCTCGATCACGCTGAAGCGGCAGGCCTTCGAGAGCTGGCGGACGGGCTACTCCTCGGCCTTCGCCATCATCCTGTTCGTCGCGGTGTTCGGCCTTGCCAACATCTACGTCAAGGCGCTCAACAAGGTGAAGCAGAGATGA
- a CDS encoding carbohydrate ABC transporter permease, giving the protein MSLTSAHSVVAPSANAKLIAGTIIVAYALISIVPLLWILATSFKTPPDSIAYPPKILFQPSIEGYCNLFTTRTRQTPEYINSLGPATGFCDETVRKRNMVIAGPSNFLPRFVNSLIIAFGSTFCAVFLGTLSAYGFSRFKVPLADDLLFFILSTRFMPPIAVAIPIYLMYRELGLSDTALGMILLYTAVNVSLAVWLLKGFIDEIPREYEEAAMIDGYTRLQAFWRTVLPQATTGIAATAIFCLIFAWNEYAFAALLTSGTAQTAPPFIPTIIGEGGQDWPAVAAGTTIFLVPILVFTILLRKQLLRGITFGAVRK; this is encoded by the coding sequence ATGAGCTTGACATCAGCCCATTCCGTCGTCGCCCCTTCGGCAAACGCGAAGCTTATCGCCGGCACGATCATCGTCGCCTATGCGCTGATCTCGATCGTGCCGCTGCTGTGGATCCTTGCCACCAGCTTCAAGACGCCCCCGGATTCGATCGCCTATCCGCCGAAGATCCTGTTCCAGCCAAGCATCGAGGGCTACTGCAACCTGTTCACGACCCGCACGAGGCAGACGCCGGAATACATCAACTCGCTTGGACCGGCGACCGGCTTCTGCGACGAGACGGTCCGCAAACGCAACATGGTGATCGCCGGCCCGTCGAACTTCCTGCCGCGCTTCGTCAATTCGCTGATCATCGCCTTCGGCTCGACCTTCTGCGCCGTCTTTCTCGGCACGCTGTCGGCCTATGGCTTCTCGCGCTTCAAGGTGCCGCTGGCCGACGACCTTCTGTTCTTCATCCTGTCGACGCGCTTCATGCCGCCGATCGCGGTCGCTATCCCCATCTACCTGATGTATCGCGAGCTTGGCCTGTCGGACACCGCACTCGGCATGATCCTGCTCTACACGGCGGTCAACGTATCGCTGGCGGTGTGGCTGCTGAAAGGCTTCATCGACGAGATCCCGCGCGAATATGAGGAAGCGGCGATGATCGACGGCTATACGCGGCTGCAGGCCTTCTGGCGCACGGTTTTGCCGCAGGCAACCACCGGCATTGCCGCGACCGCCATCTTCTGCCTGATCTTCGCCTGGAATGAATATGCCTTCGCAGCACTTTTGACCTCGGGTACGGCGCAGACCGCGCCGCCCTTCATCCCGACCATCATCGGCGAAGGCGGCCAGGACTGGCCGGCGGTGGCGGCGGGCACGACGATCTTCCTGGTGCCGATCCTGGTTTTCACCATCCTGCTGCGTAAGCAATTGCTGCGCGGCATCACCTTCGGCGCGGTGCGCAAATGA
- a CDS encoding ABC transporter ATP-binding protein → MAEIRVQNLRKAFGDFVAVQNSSFVVEDGEFFVMLGPSGCGKTTTLRMIAGLELPTSGEILLGGEDVTMRRARERDIAFVFQLFALYPHMNVRKNIGFPLLAQGMPSAEIRARVEETAKLLRIDHLLNKSVSGLAGGDRQRVALGRAIVRRPKCFLMDEPLGTLDTEFRDLMVHELRELHNRIHATTVYVTHDQMEAMSMADKIAVMNHGVIEQFGTPREIYDRPATMFVADFIGSPPMNFLGFGGGLAKGAREIVVQGAKVAVPEVREDIAPADMALGIRPEHIRFDDASKLRGAIYGTEYLGTTQIVAVETSDGIIKARVPAEIRLAAGDHVGLSLNSTRLSLFDKGSGRAVRTAIHDSASQGRARHG, encoded by the coding sequence ATGGCCGAAATCCGCGTCCAGAACCTGAGAAAGGCCTTCGGCGATTTCGTCGCCGTGCAGAATTCCAGCTTCGTCGTCGAAGATGGCGAGTTCTTCGTCATGCTCGGGCCGTCGGGCTGCGGCAAGACGACGACCTTGCGCATGATCGCCGGGCTCGAGCTGCCGACAAGCGGCGAGATCCTGCTCGGCGGAGAAGACGTCACCATGCGCCGCGCCCGCGAGCGCGACATCGCCTTCGTCTTCCAGCTGTTCGCGCTCTATCCGCATATGAATGTGCGCAAGAACATCGGCTTCCCGCTGCTGGCGCAAGGCATGCCCAGTGCTGAAATCCGCGCCAGAGTGGAAGAGACGGCGAAACTGTTGCGCATCGATCACCTGCTCAACAAATCCGTCTCCGGCCTGGCCGGCGGCGACCGCCAGCGCGTGGCGCTCGGCCGCGCCATCGTGCGACGGCCAAAGTGCTTCCTGATGGACGAGCCACTCGGCACGCTCGACACCGAATTCCGCGACTTGATGGTCCACGAGCTGCGCGAGTTGCACAACCGCATCCACGCCACCACGGTCTATGTTACGCACGACCAGATGGAAGCGATGTCGATGGCCGACAAGATCGCGGTGATGAACCACGGCGTCATCGAACAGTTCGGCACGCCGCGTGAGATCTATGACCGGCCGGCGACCATGTTCGTCGCCGATTTCATCGGCTCACCGCCGATGAACTTTTTGGGATTCGGCGGCGGGTTGGCGAAGGGCGCCAGGGAGATCGTGGTGCAAGGCGCCAAGGTGGCGGTGCCGGAGGTGCGCGAGGACATCGCGCCGGCCGACATGGCGCTTGGCATCAGGCCGGAACACATCCGCTTCGACGACGCCTCAAAGCTGCGCGGCGCCATCTACGGCACCGAATATCTCGGCACCACGCAGATCGTCGCGGTGGAGACATCCGACGGCATCATCAAGGCGCGAGTCCCGGCCGAAATCCGGCTCGCGGCAGGCGACCATGTCGGTCTTTCGCTGAACAGCACGCGGCTGTCGCTGTTTGACAAGGGGTCCGGCCGCGCGGTGCGAACGGCGATCCATGACTCAGCCTCCCAGGGGAGAGCGCGGCATGGCTGA
- a CDS encoding ABC transporter ATP-binding protein translates to MADVHIKNVSKSFGEQVAVDNLDLHIADGEFVVLLGPTGAGKTSTLRLIAGLERPDSGTIHIGGHDATTLSPAERDTAFVFQQYSLYPHLSVFDNLAFPLRSPARRLSEDAVRRRVEEVARMVRIHHKLSNRSTKLSGGEMQRVAIGRALVRKPAIYLMDEPLSSLDAKLRADLRLELKRIQTELGATMLYVTHDQIEAMTMADRIGILADGVLVQIGTPRTIYSEPANLHVAARLGQPAINLLPTGLLPDGDMPAGTKTIGARTEHLSIDKASNGHADGVVDWVEHLGDQNHLHVTVGTRKLVTLTDPDTALEKGDKLTIRYRSPLYFGADGRRLM, encoded by the coding sequence ATGGCTGACGTACACATCAAGAACGTGAGCAAAAGCTTCGGCGAGCAGGTCGCCGTGGATAATCTCGACCTGCATATCGCCGACGGCGAATTCGTCGTGCTGCTCGGGCCGACCGGGGCCGGCAAGACGTCGACGCTGCGGCTGATCGCCGGACTGGAACGGCCGGACAGTGGCACGATCCATATAGGCGGCCACGATGCCACGACGCTGTCGCCGGCCGAGCGCGACACTGCCTTCGTCTTCCAGCAATATTCGCTCTATCCGCATCTGTCGGTGTTCGACAACCTTGCCTTTCCGCTGCGCTCGCCGGCGCGGCGGCTGAGCGAGGACGCGGTGCGCCGCCGCGTCGAGGAGGTGGCCAGGATGGTGCGCATCCATCACAAGCTCTCCAACCGCTCGACCAAACTTTCCGGCGGTGAGATGCAGCGCGTCGCCATCGGCCGCGCGCTGGTGCGCAAGCCCGCGATCTACCTGATGGACGAGCCGCTGTCGTCGCTCGATGCCAAGCTGCGCGCCGATCTCAGGCTTGAGCTGAAGCGCATCCAGACGGAGCTCGGCGCCACCATGCTCTATGTCACGCACGACCAGATCGAGGCGATGACCATGGCCGACCGGATCGGCATCCTTGCCGACGGGGTGCTGGTGCAGATCGGCACGCCGCGAACGATCTATTCGGAGCCGGCAAACCTTCACGTCGCCGCCAGGCTCGGCCAGCCGGCGATCAATCTGTTGCCGACCGGCTTGCTGCCCGACGGCGACATGCCGGCGGGAACGAAAACCATCGGCGCACGCACCGAACATCTGTCGATCGACAAGGCGTCGAACGGCCATGCCGACGGCGTTGTCGACTGGGTCGAGCATCTGGGCGACCAGAACCACCTTCATGTCACGGTGGGAACCAGGAAACTGGTGACGCTGACCGACCCCGACACGGCACTGGAAAAGGGCGACAAGCTGACGATCCGCTACCGCTCGCCGCTGTATTTCGGCGCGGATGGACGACGGCTGATGTGA
- a CDS encoding dihydroxyacetone kinase subunit DhaK, whose amino-acid sequence MKHFFNRRESIVTEALDGFLGTIGAGDLVRLDGYPEIKVVLRADWDKTKVSVVSGGGAGHEPSHAGFVGKGMLTAAVSGEIFASPSVEAVLAAIRAVTGPAGCLLIVKNYTGDRLNFGLAAEKARADGLRVEMVIVADDIALPDIAQPRGVAGTLFVHKIAGHLSETSHDLATIAAAARAAAADIVSLGLSLSSCSIPGLPHEERFGDNDGELGLGIHGEPGVERIAVQSADRLVAIMLERLAARLDPASDYALLINNLGSVPPLEMSLVANAVLASPLARTVTLTIGPGPLMTALNMNGFSLSLIRLDAVREAALRAPVGPHAWMPAKPVRPVMVVPAVKQILQGKARKASEDARTRRLVVAICEKLISLEETLNALDAKAGDGDTGSTVATGARSILDRLDTLPLADPAATLATLGDILSASMGGSSGVLLSIFFTAAAQALDDGAALPKALLAGLERMTFYGGAKLGDRTMIDALEPALKALDAGGLEGAAVAARQGAEATAAMRKAKAGRSAYVGNQLYGVVDPGACAVAEVFAAVSALHEAA is encoded by the coding sequence ATGAAGCATTTTTTCAACCGCAGGGAATCGATCGTCACCGAGGCGCTGGACGGCTTTCTCGGCACGATCGGCGCCGGCGATCTTGTACGTCTGGACGGCTATCCGGAGATCAAGGTCGTGCTGCGTGCCGACTGGGACAAGACTAAAGTCAGCGTCGTCTCCGGTGGCGGGGCCGGGCACGAACCGTCGCATGCCGGCTTTGTCGGCAAGGGCATGCTGACGGCGGCGGTTTCCGGCGAGATCTTTGCCTCGCCGAGTGTGGAAGCAGTGTTGGCGGCCATTCGCGCGGTCACCGGGCCTGCGGGTTGCCTGCTGATCGTCAAGAACTATACGGGAGATCGCCTCAACTTCGGATTGGCAGCGGAAAAGGCGCGCGCCGACGGCCTTCGGGTCGAGATGGTGATTGTCGCCGACGACATCGCCCTGCCGGACATTGCCCAGCCGCGCGGCGTTGCTGGAACCTTGTTCGTGCACAAGATCGCGGGCCATCTGTCGGAAACCAGCCACGATTTGGCAACCATTGCCGCGGCCGCACGAGCTGCGGCGGCAGATATCGTTTCGCTGGGCCTCTCGCTGTCGTCCTGCTCAATCCCCGGTCTGCCGCATGAAGAGCGATTTGGCGACAATGATGGTGAACTCGGCCTCGGCATTCATGGCGAGCCGGGCGTCGAGCGGATCGCCGTGCAAAGCGCCGACAGGCTGGTCGCGATCATGCTGGAACGCCTCGCCGCACGGCTCGACCCGGCCAGCGACTACGCCCTACTGATCAACAATCTGGGTTCCGTGCCGCCGCTGGAAATGTCGCTTGTCGCCAACGCGGTGCTTGCCTCGCCCCTGGCCAGGACTGTGACGCTGACGATCGGGCCGGGGCCGCTGATGACCGCGCTCAACATGAACGGCTTCTCCCTCTCGCTGATCCGGCTCGATGCGGTGCGCGAAGCAGCCTTGCGAGCGCCTGTCGGCCCGCATGCCTGGATGCCGGCGAAGCCTGTTCGTCCGGTGATGGTCGTGCCGGCCGTGAAACAGATCCTTCAAGGTAAGGCACGGAAAGCCAGCGAAGATGCCCGCACAAGGCGCCTTGTCGTCGCGATCTGCGAAAAGCTGATCTCGCTCGAAGAGACGTTGAACGCGCTGGATGCCAAGGCGGGAGACGGCGACACCGGCTCGACGGTCGCGACCGGCGCACGCAGCATACTCGACCGGCTCGACACATTGCCGCTTGCCGACCCTGCGGCAACGCTTGCCACGCTGGGCGACATATTGAGCGCGTCCATGGGCGGCTCCAGCGGGGTGCTGCTGTCGATTTTCTTCACCGCGGCGGCGCAGGCCCTGGATGATGGCGCCGCTTTGCCGAAGGCGCTGCTTGCCGGGCTTGAGCGGATGACCTTCTACGGCGGCGCCAAGCTTGGCGACCGCACCATGATCGACGCACTGGAACCTGCCCTGAAAGCGCTCGACGCCGGTGGCCTGGAAGGCGCTGCCGTGGCGGCTCGTCAGGGCGCCGAGGCCACTGCCGCCATGCGCAAGGCAAAGGCCGGGCGGTCGGCCTATG